GCCTAGGGCCACGACAAGGAGAGCGCCATGGAAACGGTATTCGAGGCCTTTGCCGCCACCACCGACCGGAGCCCCGAGGCGCCGTTCTTCTGCGTGCCGGCGGCGGCCGGGCGCGATTATCTGCCGGGGGGCGGCGAATTCAGCTATCGGGAATTTTTCGACGCCGCCCTCGATCTCGCCCAGCGCTACCGGGCGGCCGGCTACGGCCACGGCCACCGGGCGGCGCTGCTGATGGAGAACCGGCCCGAGTTCTTCCAGCACTTCCTGGCCCTCAATGTCCTGGGCGTCTCGATCGTGCCGGTCAATCCCGACTACCGCCACGACGAGATGCTTTATCTTTTGGATCATTCCGAGGCCGAGATCGTGGTCTCGATCTCGAGCCGGGTGGGCGATCTCGAGTCCGTGGCGGCCGAGCGGGAGAAGCCCTTGCCGGTAGTCGATGCCGCAAGCCTGCCCCAGACGCTGCCGCCGCCGACCAGGCCGGCGCCTTTGGCGACCCAGCCCGGCCGGGCCACGGAATGCGCGCTGCTGTACACCTCGGGTACCACCGGCCGGCCCAAGGGCTGCATGCTCTCGAACCACTATTTCCTCAACGCCGGGGAATTTTACCTCGACGTGGGCGGCGTCGGCACGCTGGAACCCGGGGTCGAGCGCATCCTCAATCCCCTGCCGCTCTTCCACATGAATGCGCTGGCGGTAACGGCGACCGGGGTGATGCTCTCGGGTTGCTGTTTGATATCACCCGACCGCTTCCATCCCAAGAGCTGGTGGCAAGACGTCATCGCCACGCGGGCCACGGCGATCCACTATCTCGGCGTGGTGCCGCCGATGCTGCTCAACCTGCCGCCGGTGCCCGAAGATTCGGCGCATCAGGTCAAGGTGGGGTTCGGTGCCGGCGTCGATCCCGAACACCACCGGGCCTTCGAGGAACGCTTCGGCTTTCCCCTGATGGAGCTCTGGGGCATGACCGAGACGGGCCGGGTGTTCGCCGACATGGCCGAGCCCCGAGCGATCGGCACCCGCGCCTTCGGCCGTCCCATGAAGGGCTTCGAGGCCCGCGTCGTGGATGACGACGACAACGACGTGGCAACCGGCCAGGACGGCGAGCTCTTGGTGCGATTCCACGGCCCCGATCCGCGCGACGGATTTTTCTCAGGCTACCTCAAGAACGAGGACGCCACGGAGGAGGCCTGGCAGGGCGGCTGGTTCCATACCGGTGACGTGGTGCGCCAGGACGCCTCGGGCATGCTTTTTTTCGTCGATCGCAAGAAGAACATCATCCGCCGCTCCGGCGAAAACATCGCAGCGGCCGAGATCGAAGCCGTGTTGCAGGCCGACGAGGCGGTGGCCCAGGCCGCCGTCATCGCCGTGCCCGACGCGCTGCGCGAGGAAGAGGTCATGGCCTGCATTGTCGCCATGCCCGGCCAGGCCGCCGACGAAGCCCTGGCCAACCGGCTCTTCGACTGGTGCCACGGCCAGCTCGCCTACTTCAAGGCGCCGGGCTACGTGCTCTTTCGCGACAGCCTGCCGACCACCGGAACGCAAAAGGTGCAGAAGACGGAACTTTTCGCCGCCGACGAGGATCCCACCGCCCTGGAAGGCTGTTTCGACCTCAGGGAACGCAAGCGCAAAGGCAAGGGGTAATTCTAGCGGCGTTGTCCGGGGCCCCGACTTGCCGCATAGTTGGGCTGGCTTCGCGGCCACCTGGGGGAGGAGGGAACGCGCCATGAAGGATCACACGCTCGAGGTCGACAGCGCTGTCACGCCGACCGTCATCACCTACGCCGACAATTTCAATTGCTCCTGGGGCCTGGTCGACCGCCACCTCGAGGAGGGCCGCGGCGGCAAGGTTTTTTCGCGATCGGCCGAGGGCGAGCTGACGTATGGCGAACTGGCTGAGTGCCAAAACCGCTGCGGCAACGTTCTGCTCGGCCTCGGCCTCGAGCCCGGCGACCGGGTGCTGATGGTGGTGATGGACTGCTTCGAGTTCTTTTATCTTTTCTGCGGCGCCATCAAGGCCGGCATCGTGCCGGTGCCGCTCAACACCATGTGGAAGGCCAAGGACTACCAGTTCACTTTCGTGGATTCGGGCTGCAAGACGGTGGTCTATTCGGCCGCCTTCGCCACCGAGGTCGAGGCGGCGCTCGAGGCCATGGGCCGGGCCGACATGGGGCTGGCCATAGAAGGCGAGGGACGCTCGCTGACGACGCTGCTGGAGGCCGCGTCCAGCGATCTCGAACGTGCCCCGGCGACGGCCGAGGGCGATGCCTTCTGGCTTTATTCGTCCGGCAGTACCGGCAATCCCAAGGGCACCGTGCACCGCCAGCGCGACATGATCGCCTCGGCCCAGCATTACGCCCAGGACACCTTGGGCATGACCGGGGACGACGTCTGTTTTTCGGCGCCCAAGCTCTTTTTCGCCTATGGCCTGGGCTGCACCTTCTATTTCCCGGCCTGGAACGGCGGCGCCTCGGCCTTCTTCAGCGGCCCGCCGACACCGGCCGACATGTTCGACTGCATCGAACGCTTTCGACCCACCCTCTTCTTTGCCGTGCCGACGCTCTATGCCGCCATGCTGCACGCGCTGGCCGACGAGGAACGCGATTTGAGCTCGATCCGGGTCTGCGTCTCGGGCGGCGAGCCGTTGCCGGCCGACGTGCTCAGGCGCTGGCAGCAGAAGTTCGGCGTCGACATCCTCGACAGCATCGGCTCGACCGAGCTCGCCCACATCTTCATCGGCAACCGCCCGGGCGCGCCCAAACCCGGCTCCACCGGCCTCCCGGTACCGGGCTACGAGGCCAAGATCGTCGACGCCGAGGGCAATGAGCTGCCCCACGGCGAGGATGGCCGCCTGATCGTCAAGGGTCCCTCGACGGCGCCGCGCTACTGGAACAATCCCGAGAAGACCGCCGCCACCATGAAGGGCGAATGGCTCGACACCGGCGACACCTTCCGCCGCGACGACGAGGGCTACTTCTATTTCGCCGGGCGCTCCGACGACATGCTCAAGGTCGGCGGCATCTGGGTCTCGCCCTTCGAGATCGAGGACACCCTGGTCGATCACCCCAAGGTGCTGGAGGCGGCCGTGGTCGGCCGGGCCGATGACCAGGGCATGATCAAGCCGGAAGCCCACGTGGTGCTCAACGATCCGGGCGATGCCGGCGACCAGACCGCGGCCGAGTTGATGGCGCACTGCAAGCAGACCCTGGCCAAGTACAAGTACCCGCGCTGGATCAATTTCGCCGAGGACCTGCCCAAGACGGCCACGGGCAAGATCAGGCGTTTCGTGCTGCGTGGCTGAACATACCGGGAGGGACCGCAAACCGGGGGGAGAGGAAGGACGACCACATGAGAGACCACACGCTGACAATCGATAGCAGCGAAACGCCGACCGTCATCACCTACGCCGACAACTTCAATTGTTCCTGGATCCTGGTGGACCGTCATCTCGAGGAAGGCCGCGGCGACAAGGTGTTTTCGCGTTCGGCGGCCGGCGAGTTGACCTACAGCCAACTGGCCGAGCGCCAGAATCGCTGCGGCAACGTGCTGTTCGGGCTTGGCCTCGAACCCGGCGACCGCGTGCTGATGGTGGTTATGGATTGCTTCGAATTCTTCTACCTGTTCACCGGTGCCATCAAGACCGGCATCGTGCCGGTGCCGCTCAATACCATGTGGAAGGCCAAGGACTACCAATTCACCTTCGAGGATCCGGGCTGCAAGGCGGTGGTCTACAGCCAGGCCTTTGCAGCCGAAGTCGAGGCGGCGCTGGACGCCATGGGCGGAGCGACATGGGACTCGTGGTGGAAGGCGAGGGCAGGTCGCTGACGACCCTGTTGGCCGAAGCCCCCGTAGAGCTGGAGACAGCCCCCGGCAGCGCCGAGAGCGATGCTTTCTGGCTCTATTCCTCGGGCAGCACCGGCAACCCCAAGGGCACCGTGCACCGCCACCAGACCATGATCGCGCTGGGCCAGCACTATGCCGCCGACACGCTGGGCATGACCGAGGATGACCGGTGCTTTTCGGCGCCCAAGCTTTTCTTCGGCTATGGCCTGGGCTGTGGCTTCTACATGCCGGCCTACGTCGGCGCCGCCTCGACGCTGTTCGCCGGGCCGCCGACGCCGGCCGACATGTTCGACTGCGTGGAAAACTTTCGGCCGACGTTGTTTTTCGCCGTGCCCACGCTGTGCGCCACGATGCTGCATTCGCTGCGGGACGAAGAGCGCGACATGAGTTCGATCCGTTGTTGCGTCTCGGGCGGCGAGCCGCTGCCCATCGACGTGCTCAGGCGCTGGCAGCAGAAGTTCGACGTCGACATCCTCGACAGCATCGGTTCCACCGAATTCGCCCATATCTTCATCTGCAACCGCCCCGGTACACCCAAGCCCGGCTCCACCGGGCTGCCGGTGCCGGGCTACGAGGCCAAGGTGGTCGACGCCGAAGGCAATGAGCTGCCCCACGGCGAGGCCGGGCGACTGCTGGTCAAGGGTCCCTCGGCGGCGGCTCGCTATTGGAACAATCCGGAAAAGACGGCCGCGACAAGAACGGGCGCGTGGCTCGACACCGGCGATACCTTCAGCCGCGATGAAGACGGCTATTTCTATTTCGCCGGACGTTCGGACGACATGCTCAAGGTGGGCGGCATCTGGGTCTCGCCATTCGAGATCGAGGATACCCTGATCGAGCACGCCAAGGTGCTTGAGGCCGCCGTGGTCGGCCGGGCCGACGATCAGGGCATGATCAAGCCGGAAGCCTACGTCGTGCTCAACGATCCGGGCGATGCGGGCGACGAAACCTCGGCCGAACTGACGGCACACTGCAAGCAGGGCCTAGCCAAGTACAAGTACCCACGCTGGATCAACTTCGTCGAAGACCTACCCAAGACGGCGACCGGCAAGATCCAGCGCTTCGTGCTCAGGGCATAAAGCGCCCGCCGCATCGCTCAGTCGCTGTACTTGAAGCGCAGCGCGCGGGCCTCGGTGAAGCTGCCCTGGCCGTATTTGGACCAGCCGATGGCTGCCTTGCGGGCCTTGATGAAGCTTTGGTAGATGCGCCTCGAAAGCGCGTCGGTGGCGCCGAATTCCGCCACCACCTCGCCGGATACGCGGCCCATAGCCCGCAGCACCTCGTCGGGCAGGCGCCTCAGTTGCACGCCGTGACGATAGCTCAGTATTTCCAGCGCCGCCGCGTTCATGGTGTCGAATTCGGCCAGCGTGATGACGTTCTCGGCGGCGGTTGCGTTGGCGATGAGCTGGCGGCTGGCCTCATCGAGGCCATCCCAAAGCCCTTTGTTGAGGCCCAGCGCCAGGGCCGTGCCGGGCTCGTGGAAGCCCGGGTAGTAGTAGTTCCGCACCACCCGGTGGAAGCCGAACGCCAGGTCGTTCCAGGGCCCCAGCCACTCCGTGCCGTCGATCTTTCCGGCCTGCAACGCCGGGAAGATCTCACCGCCGGGCAGGCTCACGGCCTCGGCGCCGAGGCGCCGCAGCACCTCGCCGCCAAGCCCGGGAATGCGGAAGCGCAGGCCGTTCAGGTCCTCCAAGCCGGCGATCTCGCGGCCGAACCAGCCGCCCATCTGGGCTCCTGTGTTGCCGGCCAGCAGGGATTTGATGTTATGGCCGGCGGCCAATTCGTCCCACAGCGCCTGGCCGCCGTGCCAGTAGATCCAGGCGTTCATCTCGGCCGCCGTTAGGCCGAAGGGGACGGCGGCAAAGAAGGCGTAGGCCGGCGACTGGCCGACCCAATAGTGCTCGTGGGCGTGGTACATGTCGATCTCGCCACGCGAGACGGCGGCGAAGCTATCGAAAGGCGCCAGTTTTTCGCCGGCACCAAAGACGCGGATCCGCAGGGCACCGTCGCTGGCCGCCGTTATGCGGCGCGCCAGCCGCTCGGCCGAGGTGCCCAGGCCGGGGAAGTTCCTGGGCCAGGTGGTGACCATGGTCAACTCGCGCCGGCCCTGGGCCAGGGCTGGAGCGGTCCGCGAAACTGCTGCCCCGGCCGCCGCTGCGACGCCGCCGCCCACCGCTGCCTTGAGCATCTGGCGCCGTTTCATGGCTCTTTTCCCCTCCGTGGACGGGTTCAGCGTTGCTCCCAGCCCTCGCGGCCCAACACCTCGAGGGGGGCAAAGCGGATCTTGTAAGCCATTTTCGGGCTTTCGGCGATCCAGTAGCCGAGATAGACGAAGGGCAGCCCCAGAGAACGAGCCCAGTCGATGTGCCACAGGATGATGGCCGAACCCGGGCTCTTGTCGTTGCGCTCGGGCGCGAAGAAACTGTAAACCAGCGATAGGCCGTCCGTCATCAGATCGGTGAGGCAGCCACCTTGCAACTCGCCGGCGCTATCGCGGTACTCGATCAGGCGGGTGACGATGGGCGTATCCTCGACCATGGAGCGGTACTCGGCATAGTTCATGTCGGCCATGCCGCCATCGTCGTGGCGCCACGTCAGGTAGCGGCGAAAGAGGGCAAACTGTTCCTGCGTGGCGACCGGTGGCCGAGACTCGGCCACCAGGTCGGCATTGCACCTGGTGACCCGCCGCATCCAGCGCCGCGGCTGGAACTCGAGCGAGCGCACGCGGATCGCGACACAAGACGCGCAGCCGTCGCACAGGGGCTTGTAGACGATGTTCTGGCTGCGCCGGAAGCCGGCCGTCGCCAGGGCGTCGTGCAGGTCGGCCGCTTCGTTGCCGCCCAGTTCGGTAAACACCTTGCGCTCCAGCCGGTCGTCGAGGTAGGGGCACGACGTTCGCGGCGTCGCGAAGAACCTCCGAGGTCCGCTGTCGAGGGCTGGCTTCATGGTTGGGCCGTTGTCTCCAGGCGAATTGGCGGGCCGCCAGTCGGCCCCTTACCAATAGCTAGCGCGAAACCGTCGGTGCGGCAAGGTTGCACCGCCGGGGCGCTCATCCCGCGACTTCGAGCATCTTTTGGCGAAGCGCATCTGGAATCCGCTTGGGCTTGCGCCCCACGGGATCGACCATGACCATGACGCACTCTGCGGTAGCGGCACACTGACCCGCTTCGAACAGCCCCTGGTTGAGCGTCAGTGAGCTGTTGCCCAGCCGCGTCAATTTGGTGGCGATGTCGACCTCGCCGGGATAGAAGAGCTCGCTCCTGAGCTCGAAGGTCAGGCGCACCGCCAGGACCGGTTCGTGCGCGGCCCGGCCGCGGCCCCGGGCGTCGGCGAAAAAGTTCACCCTGCCGGTTTCGAAAAAGGTGGCGAAGGCGGTGTTGTTGACGTGCCCGCCGGCGTCGAGGTCGGCAAAGCGGATGATGTCGCGGCACCAGTGGCGATAGCTCCGCGGATCGCTGAAATCGACGGCCACCTCGGCCTGGACGGCCTGGGAGGGCTGGCTGGAATCGTTCATGGCGCCACTATGCGCAGCCCGACGCCGCTTGCCAAGCGCGCCTAGTCAGGCTCTGGCATCAGGCGCACCACGATCAGGCCGCTGAGTAAATCGTGCAGTGTGCGGCCGCGGTCGTTGAAAAGCGCCAACAGCAGCACCAGCGAGCTGGTGGCGCCGACTGTGACGTAGAAGACCACGGTCTGAATGGCGGCGTGGGCGAAGTCGGGGTTTTGGCCCTCCAGCGTACGCACCCGCAGCCCCCACAGCCGCATGCCCGGCGTGGCCGACCAGGGGCCGCCGATGGTCAAGCTGTGGTAGGCCAAAGGCACCACGGCGAGCGCCAGCGCCGTCAGCGGCACCGTCAGCCCGAAGGTGATGAGGCCAATGATCGAGGCGGCCGCCGCCAGGGCCCACCAGATAATGCCGAGAAGGATCAGGTCGACGATGTAGGCGGCCATGCGGCGCACCACGATGCCGGCGAACAGCGGGGCGCGAAACTCGGCTTCGCGGCCGCCGCTCAGGCTGTGCCCGAGGCCGCTCCAAAAGGAGTTTCCCCGGTTCGAGCTCTCTCGGCGGCCGTCGAGCGTGGCCTCGATGCCGCCGGGGCCCAAGCTGATGGGGCCCGGCCGTGCTGCCTTGCCGGGATGATCCGGTGAGCTCTCCAAATGCCTCCCTCCCTGCCGTTTTGCCCGCCCTGTCAGCCATAGGTGGGGTCGAACGAGGCCTGGCGCTATCTCTTTTTTTGCAGCTCCGGCGGCAGCACCGGCACTTCGCGCAGCAGCACGATACTGATGCGTCGGTTGTGGGCGGCAAAGGGGTCTTCCGGCGACAGTGGGTCCATGTCGGCGTTGCCGATGACCTTGACTACGCGATCGAGCTCGATCCCGGCGCCGATCAGGGCGCGTCGGCTGGCGTTGGCGCGGTCGGTCGAGAGCTCCCAGTTGGTGTAGCCGCGGCGGTCGAAGGGCGAGGCGTCGGTGTGGCCGGCGATGGAGATCGAGTTGGGCAGTTTCTGGATCACCTTGGCGATCTGTTCCAGCACCCTCTTGGTCGTCGCCGCCATCTCGGCGCTGCCGCTCTTGAACATCGAGCCGCCCTCCTGGTCGACGATTTGGATGCGCATGCCTTCGTCGGTCATGTCGATCTTGATGTTCTCCTGGAACTCTTGCATCTCCGGCGTCTGTTCCATGGCCATATCGAGCTTGAGCTGGGCGTCCTCGAAGGCATCCTGCTCCAACTGCGCCTTGTATTCCTCGAGCTGCGAATCCGTCGCCTTGCCCTCGGCCGGCGGCTCGAACGAAGGCGGCGCCAGTTCGACCACCACGGTGGGGGCGGTGTCGGAGCTCTTGGCACCTTCATCGGAAATCGTCCGGCCGCCGCCGACGCCGCCGGCGCCACTGCGCGACAGACTGGCGATGGTGGGCTGGAAATAGTCGGCGATGCCGCTCTTTTGCTCATCGGTGGTGACGTTAAGCAGCCAGAGCAGCAGGAAGAAGGCCATCATGGCGGTGACGAAGTCGGCGTAGGCCACTTTCCAGGCGCCGCCGTGGTGGGCCCCCGCCGGTGATCTTCTTGACCTTCTTGATGATGGGCGGGCCGGGGCCCGAAGATCCTTCTGCCATGGCGTTCTATCCTGCCGCCGGTGCTTCCTGCACCGCATCCTCGAGTTCGATAAAGGTCGGCCGGACGTGGCTGAACAGGGTCTTGCGTGCGAACTCGATGGACACGGCGGGCGCGTAGCCGCTCATGTGGGCCAGCAGTCCCGCCTTGATGCACTCGAAATACTTGCTGTCGGCATCGTCGTAGTGACCCAGCGAAACCCCGATGGGGCCAACCAGGCCGTAGGCAAAGAGGATACCGAGAAAAGTTCCCACCAGGGCGCCGCCGATCAACGTACCCAACACCTCGGGCGGCTCCGTAATGCTGCCCATGGTGACGATGACACCCAGCACCGCGGCGACGATGCCGAAGGCGGGCAGGCCGTCCGACATCAAGGTGACGGCGTGGGCGATGGTGTGGGCTTCCTTGTGGTGGGTCTCGATGTCGACATCGAGTAGGGTCTCGACTTCGTTGGGGTTATCGGTGCCCATGGTCATCAGGCGCAGGTAGTCGCAGAGAAACTCCACGGCATGGTGGTTGCCGAGGAAGATCGGGTAGGGCTGAAAGAGCGGGCTGTCATCCGGCGTCTCGAGGTGGGGCTCCAGCGCCAACATGCCCTTCGACTTGATCAGGCGGAAGATGGTGTAGAGCATGGTCAGCAGTTCGAGATAGCTGTCGCGATCGTGCGGTAGCCCCTTGAGCACCCGCGAAAAGTGGCGGGCCACGCCGCCCAGGATGGGTTTGGGATTGGAAATGATGAAGGCGCCGGTCGCGGCACCGAGGATGATCAACACCTCGAGCGGCTGAATCAGCACGCCGATGCTGCCGTGCGGCAGGTAGCCGCCCATCACCGAGCCGACAACGATGGCAAAACCGACGATGAAAAACATTTACCGCTCGGGCTCCCGTTCTTGCGAATACCCGATCCGTGGGTGTTGCTTCATCTGGGGTCTGGCTCCCGCTTCAGACACCGCCAGCCCATTGAGAAAGCCCCGAACGGCGCCGCACCGTGCAGCCCCGAGCGAACGCCATGGACCCTGCGTCAGGCGAAAAAAGAATCGTCTTTTCGCTGACTTTTCAAGGTTCTAACCCGTCTTCGGGAGATCATCAATGGACGACTGGCCTCGGCCGGCAAAAAATATGGCGCCATGGCCCGGCGGGCGGCGGGTGCCGAGTGGCCCTATTTGGGCGCCAACACCAGGGTTCCCAAGGCCCCGGCCTCGATCTCGCGGCGCTGCATGGTCATGGCGATGAATTCGCCGTCGCGCCAGGGCGCGGCGAAGTCGGCGTAGTGGGGCGACAACAGGTTGCCCGACTGGCCGCTGGTGTGGATGTAAAGCGAGCGGTCGGGCTGCGAGAGGTCGTAGATGGCCCGCAACGAAGGGCCGTGATAGTTGTCATAGGGCGCTTGGGCGTTATTGATGCGGAAGCGGGCCGCGTTGACGGCATAGCTGCCGCCGGAATTGGCCAGGCGAATGTCGAAAAGATCGCCCAAGAACGGCTGCTTGCTGAAGGGCCGGTGCTCGGAATGGGCCTGGTGGGCCTGGCCCCAGCGCCAGGCCGTGGGATCGTCGCCGAAATCCTCGGCCAGCACGGCCACGGCCTGTTCCAAGGCGCTGGCGATGAGCTCGGAGCAGCCCTCTCTTGGTGTCGTGGCGACGTTGTCGCACCAGTGCCGCTGGGTGCTCAGCACGTTATTCATGAACAGCGGCCGCTGGCCCCAATAGTCCTTGAACAGCGTGCCCAACTCGTCGGCCATCACCAGCCGCGTCAGTTCGCGGTACCAGGCGCTGAAGAGCAACGGCTCGGGGCGGTCGCGGGCCATGGCGCCGTCCCACGATGCCATCATCGTCTTGACCGCCTCGGCCACCTTGGCCTGGGCCAGCGCCGGCCGCATCAGCACCAGGAAGTCGCGCGCCATCAGCGAGGTCTCGTCCATCTGCAAGCGCCGAAAGCTGGCGATCGAGTGTTTGCCGCCGGCCGCCAGCAAATCCTCGATGCGCCGGGCCCGGTAGGGCGGCGCCCATTCGCGCGTAATAAAGTGGCGATAGCCCGGCGGCACGATCTTGTGGTTGGCGGTGGCGACGTGGCCGCGGGCCGGATTGAAGGCCTGGGGCAGTTCCTCGAAGGGCACGAAGCCCTGCCAGTCGTATTTGGCCTGCCAGCCCGGCACCGGCATCATGCCGCCGACCTCGTTCTGGGGGCTGCGCAGCGGCACGCGGGCGGGGGCGTAGTAGCCGATGTTGCCGTCTGTGTCGGCGTAGACGATGTTCTGCTGCGGCACCTGGAAGTGGCGCAGCGCGGCCACGAACTCGGGCCAGTTTTGGGCCCGGTTCATGCCCATCAGCGCCTGGGCCGTGGTGTCATTTGGCTCTAGCGCGGTCCAGGCCATGGCCAGCACGAAGGGGCCGGAAGCGATCTCGGCGGCCTGCTTGGAGACGTCCGAAATCACCGGCCCGTGCCGCGTCAGGCGCACCTCCAGCATCACCGGCTCGGCGTCCTTGACTTTGATCACCTCGCGCCGCACCTCGAAGGGCCGGGGGCCGTCGGGCGTGAGGTAGGCGTTTGCGTTCCGGGGGTCGAGCTTTTCGATGAACAGGTCCTGGACATCGGGCCCGGTGTTGGTGAAGCCCCAGGCGATGTGTGCGTTGCGGCCCAGCACGACGGCCGGAATGCCGGGCAGCGTGGCGCCGATGACCTTGAGGCCGGGAGCCTCGAGGTGGGCGAAATACCACACCGAGGGCGCTGTCAGGCCGAGATGGGGGTCGTTGGCCAGCAGCGGCTTGCCGCTTTGCGTGCGGCTGCCGGCCACCACCCAGTTGTTGGAGCCGTTGGCGCGCTCGGGCCCGGGCGGCAGCGCGGCCCAGAGACGTTCCAGCGGCAGCTTGCGATATAGCGCCGCCAGGTCGGGCAGCGCCACCGGCGCCTGGCCGGGGTAGGGCGGGTAGAGCTCGCTGATCTGCCGGGCCGTCAGCTTGCCCTTGGTGGCGAGCCGTGAGCGCAACAGCTCGCCCCGCCAGTTGGCCCCCAAATCCCAGGCCATCATCTTGGCCCAGACCAGCGAAT
The window above is part of the Alphaproteobacteria bacterium genome. Proteins encoded here:
- a CDS encoding penicillin acylase family protein, with the translated sequence MGWLWRGLIVFVALIVVALGGGYLWLRGSLPSLSGEVAVAGLEGPVEIVRDRHAVPHIYAASSADAAFGLGYVHAQDRLWQMEMSRRIGAGRLSEVVGAAGLGVDRFLRTLSVYHFAEAAVAGLDITTQAQLEAYAAGVNAFLETRSGPLPPEFLILGHTPEPWRPADSLVWAKMMAWDLGANWRGELLRSRLATKGKLTARQISELYPPYPGQAPVALPDLAALYRKLPLERLWAALPPGPERANGSNNWVVAGSRTQSGKPLLANDPHLGLTAPSVWYFAHLEAPGLKVIGATLPGIPAVVLGRNAHIAWGFTNTGPDVQDLFIEKLDPRNANAYLTPDGPRPFEVRREVIKVKDAEPVMLEVRLTRHGPVISDVSKQAAEIASGPFVLAMAWTALEPNDTTAQALMGMNRAQNWPEFVAALRHFQVPQQNIVYADTDGNIGYYAPARVPLRSPQNEVGGMMPVPGWQAKYDWQGFVPFEELPQAFNPARGHVATANHKIVPPGYRHFITREWAPPYRARRIEDLLAAGGKHSIASFRRLQMDETSLMARDFLVLMRPALAQAKVAEAVKTMMASWDGAMARDRPEPLLFSAWYRELTRLVMADELGTLFKDYWGQRPLFMNNVLSTQRHWCDNVATTPREGCSELIASALEQAVAVLAEDFGDDPTAWRWGQAHQAHSEHRPFSKQPFLGDLFDIRLANSGGSYAVNAARFRINNAQAPYDNYHGPSLRAIYDLSQPDRSLYIHTSGQSGNLLSPHYADFAAPWRDGEFIAMTMQRREIEAGALGTLVLAPK